A single Methylobacterium sp. 17Sr1-1 DNA region contains:
- a CDS encoding sn-glycerol-3-phosphate import ATP-binding protein UgpC: protein MAGLALDNLRKTYSGGVDAVRGVSLDVPDGAFCVLVGPSGCGKSTVLRMIAGLETVTSGAITIGGRNVNDVEPADRDIAMVFQNYALYPHMRVYDNLAYGLRNRGTPKPEIETRVKEAARLLGLDAMLTRYPRQLSGGQRQRVAMGRAIVRKPQVFLFDEPLSNLDAKLRVQMRVEIRRLQRQLGVTTVYVTHDQVEAMTMADRLVVMNGGQIEQVGTPIEIYRRPATRYVATFMGSPPMNILKAQALDGGVRIDGAVIPVTGIAPGTAVEAGIRPEDLRIAEDGLPFRIAFVEELGATRLLHGPLAGTDVAVQVPAGSAPQEGDTVRLAIDPAALHLFDPATGKRLAQG, encoded by the coding sequence ATGGCCGGCCTCGCCCTCGACAACCTGCGAAAGACCTATTCCGGCGGCGTCGACGCGGTGCGCGGCGTCTCGCTCGACGTCCCGGACGGCGCCTTCTGCGTCCTCGTCGGCCCGTCGGGCTGCGGCAAGTCCACGGTCCTGCGGATGATCGCCGGCCTCGAGACCGTGACCTCGGGGGCGATCACCATCGGCGGCCGTAACGTCAACGACGTCGAGCCTGCCGACCGCGACATCGCGATGGTGTTCCAGAACTACGCGCTCTATCCGCACATGCGCGTCTACGACAACCTTGCCTACGGGTTGCGCAACCGCGGTACCCCGAAGCCGGAGATCGAGACCCGGGTGAAGGAGGCGGCGCGGCTCCTCGGCCTCGACGCCATGCTGACGCGCTATCCGCGCCAGCTCTCGGGCGGCCAGCGCCAGCGCGTCGCGATGGGGCGGGCGATCGTGCGGAAACCCCAGGTGTTCCTGTTCGACGAGCCGCTGTCGAACCTCGACGCCAAGCTGCGGGTGCAGATGCGGGTCGAGATCCGCCGCCTCCAGCGCCAGCTCGGCGTCACCACGGTCTACGTCACCCACGACCAGGTCGAGGCGATGACCATGGCCGACCGGCTGGTGGTGATGAACGGAGGCCAGATCGAGCAGGTCGGCACGCCGATCGAGATCTACCGCCGCCCGGCGACCCGCTATGTCGCGACCTTCATGGGCTCGCCGCCGATGAACATCCTGAAGGCGCAAGCCCTGGACGGTGGCGTGCGGATCGACGGCGCGGTGATCCCCGTCACCGGGATCGCCCCCGGCACGGCGGTCGAGGCCGGCATCCGGCCCGAGGACCTGCGGATCGCCGAGGACGGGTTGCCGTTCCGGATCGCCTTCGTGGAGGAGCTCGGCGCCACCCGCCTGCTGCACGGCCCGCTCGCCGGGACCGACGTGGCGGTGCAGGTGCCGGCGGGCTCCGCGCCCCAGGAGGGCGACACGGTGCGCCTCGCGATCGATCCGGCCGCCCTGCACCTGTTCGACCCCGCCACCGGAAAGCGGCTGGCGCAGGGCTGA
- a CDS encoding CaiB/BaiF CoA-transferase family protein has product MHKPLAGIKVLELARILAGPWIGQLLADLGADVVKVERPGVGDDTRSWGPPFVEGADGETLSASYFHSANRGKRSVAADFETAEGQAIVRKLAAHADVVIENFKVGGLKKYGLDHESLSALNPRLITCSVTGFGQDGPYAPRAGYDFMIQGLGGIMSLTGEPAGEPVKTAVAFADVFTGVYGTVAILAALQGRHATGKGCHIDMALLDTQVSVLGNQALVYLVSGMLPPRMGNEHTSIVPYQVFPTADGHIIVACGNDGQFQKFCTVLGTTWHLDPDYSTNPGRVTRREVLIPLIAAETRRHAKADLLARLGAVNVPSGPINDLAEVFSDPQVVHRGLRVDLADPRAKGGTIPSVRSPIVIDGVPMAAETASPQVGDHTSSVLADPAWGG; this is encoded by the coding sequence GTGCACAAACCGCTCGCCGGCATCAAGGTGCTCGAACTCGCCCGCATCCTGGCAGGACCCTGGATCGGCCAGCTCCTGGCGGATCTCGGCGCCGACGTGGTCAAGGTCGAGCGGCCGGGCGTCGGCGACGACACCCGCTCCTGGGGCCCGCCCTTCGTCGAGGGCGCCGACGGCGAAACACTCTCGGCCTCGTATTTCCACTCGGCGAATCGCGGCAAGCGCTCGGTCGCGGCGGATTTCGAGACCGCCGAGGGCCAGGCGATCGTCCGCAAGCTCGCCGCCCATGCCGACGTGGTGATCGAGAACTTCAAGGTCGGCGGGCTGAAGAAGTACGGCCTCGACCACGAGAGCCTGAGCGCCCTCAACCCGCGGCTCATCACCTGCTCGGTCACCGGCTTCGGCCAGGACGGGCCCTACGCGCCGCGGGCCGGCTACGACTTCATGATCCAGGGCCTCGGCGGGATCATGTCGCTCACCGGCGAGCCGGCGGGCGAGCCGGTCAAGACCGCGGTCGCCTTCGCGGACGTGTTCACAGGGGTCTACGGCACCGTCGCGATCCTCGCCGCGCTCCAGGGCCGACACGCCACCGGCAAGGGCTGCCACATCGACATGGCGCTCCTCGACACCCAGGTCTCGGTGCTCGGCAACCAGGCGCTGGTCTACCTGGTGTCGGGAATGCTGCCGCCGCGGATGGGCAACGAGCACACCAGCATCGTGCCCTACCAGGTCTTTCCGACCGCGGACGGTCACATCATCGTCGCCTGCGGCAATGACGGCCAGTTCCAGAAGTTCTGCACCGTGCTCGGCACGACCTGGCACCTCGACCCGGACTATTCCACCAATCCGGGCCGGGTCACGCGGCGCGAGGTGCTGATCCCGCTCATCGCGGCCGAGACGAGGCGTCACGCCAAGGCGGATCTGCTGGCGCGGCTCGGCGCCGTCAACGTCCCCTCCGGCCCGATCAACGACCTCGCCGAGGTGTTTTCCGATCCGCAGGTGGTGCATCGCGGCCTGCGCGTCGACTTAGCTGATCCGCGGGCGAAGGGCGGCACGATCCCGAGCGTACGCTCGCCGATTGTTATCGACGGCGTGCCGATGGCGGCGGAGACCGCCTCGCCTCAGGTGGGGGATCATACCTCGAGCGTGCTGGCGGATCCGGCCTGGGGTGGGTGA
- a CDS encoding thiamine pyrophosphate-binding protein: MTDAPRPRTGGQILVDQLARHGVGDIFCVPGESYLAVLDALHDAQIRLTVCRQEGGAAMMAEAHGKLTGKPGICFVTRGPGATNASPGLHIARQDSTPMILFVGQIERAAREREAFQELDYRAVFGTIAKWVTEIDSADRIPELIARAFHVATAGRPGPVVIALPEDMLTETASVPDAPAFKPVETHPALAQMVELQNLLAKAERPFAILGGSRWSEQAVRRFARFADLFSLPVACSFRRQGMIPADHRCYAGDLGLGVNPKLLARIKEADLLLLVGGRLSEIPSQGYTLLDIPGPRQTLVHVHPDPEELGRVYSPALAINASPTAFAAAIETVQPPRALPWAAGTEALHADYLTWSDPTRITTPGTLQMGGVMAHLREVLPADAILCNGAGNFATWVHRFWPFRAHDGQLAPTSGSMGYGVPAAIGAKRLLPERTVVAVSGDGDFLMNGQDFATAVQYDLPVIIILVDNGMYGTIRMHQEREYPGRVSGTALRNPDFAAYAKAFGGYGERVERTEDFPAALARAIESGLPAILHCPIDPEAITPTTTIQALRNRPRP; the protein is encoded by the coding sequence ATGACCGACGCCCCCCGCCCCCGCACCGGCGGGCAGATCCTGGTGGACCAGCTCGCCCGCCACGGCGTCGGCGACATCTTCTGCGTGCCAGGGGAAAGCTACCTCGCGGTGCTCGACGCGCTGCACGATGCGCAGATCCGCCTCACCGTCTGCCGACAGGAGGGCGGCGCCGCCATGATGGCGGAGGCGCATGGCAAGCTGACGGGCAAACCCGGCATCTGCTTCGTCACCCGCGGCCCCGGCGCCACCAACGCATCCCCCGGGCTGCACATCGCCCGGCAGGATTCGACCCCGATGATCCTGTTCGTCGGCCAGATCGAGCGGGCGGCGCGCGAGCGCGAGGCGTTCCAGGAGCTCGATTACCGGGCGGTGTTCGGCACCATCGCCAAGTGGGTGACCGAGATCGACAGCGCCGACCGCATCCCTGAGCTGATCGCCCGCGCCTTCCACGTCGCCACGGCCGGCCGGCCCGGCCCGGTGGTGATCGCGCTGCCCGAAGACATGCTCACCGAGACCGCGAGCGTGCCGGACGCGCCCGCCTTCAAGCCGGTCGAGACCCATCCGGCGCTCGCCCAGATGGTCGAACTCCAGAACCTCCTGGCCAAGGCCGAGAGGCCGTTCGCGATCCTCGGCGGCAGCCGCTGGTCGGAGCAGGCCGTGCGGCGCTTCGCCCGCTTCGCCGACCTGTTCTCGCTCCCGGTCGCCTGCTCGTTCCGGCGTCAGGGCATGATCCCGGCCGACCACCGCTGCTATGCCGGCGACCTCGGCCTCGGCGTCAATCCGAAGCTGCTCGCCCGGATCAAGGAAGCCGACCTCCTGCTCCTCGTCGGCGGCCGGCTGTCCGAGATCCCGTCGCAGGGCTACACGCTCCTCGACATTCCGGGCCCGCGCCAGACGCTCGTCCACGTCCACCCGGACCCGGAGGAGCTCGGGCGCGTCTACAGCCCGGCCCTCGCGATCAACGCGAGTCCCACCGCCTTCGCGGCGGCGATCGAGACGGTGCAGCCGCCCCGCGCCCTGCCCTGGGCCGCCGGCACCGAGGCGCTGCACGCCGATTACCTGACCTGGAGCGACCCGACCCGGATCACCACGCCGGGCACGCTCCAGATGGGTGGCGTGATGGCGCATTTGCGCGAGGTGCTGCCGGCGGACGCGATCCTGTGCAACGGGGCCGGCAACTTCGCCACCTGGGTCCACCGCTTCTGGCCGTTCCGCGCCCATGACGGCCAGCTCGCCCCGACCTCGGGCTCGATGGGCTACGGCGTGCCCGCCGCCATCGGCGCCAAGCGGCTCCTGCCGGAGCGCACCGTGGTGGCGGTGTCGGGCGACGGCGACTTCCTGATGAACGGCCAGGACTTCGCCACAGCGGTCCAGTACGACCTCCCCGTCATCATCATCCTGGTCGATAACGGGATGTACGGCACGATCCGGATGCACCAGGAGCGCGAATATCCCGGCCGCGTCTCCGGCACCGCCCTGCGCAACCCCGACTTCGCCGCCTACGCGAAGGCCTTCGGCGGCTACGGCGAGCGGGTCGAGCGGACCGAGGATTTTCCGGCGGCGCTGGCGCGGGCGATCGAATCGGGCCTGCCGGCGATCCTGCACTGCCCGATCGACCCCGAGGCGATCACCCCGACGACGACCATCCAGGCCCTGCGCAACAGGCCGCGGCCGTAG
- the ugpB gene encoding sn-glycerol-3-phosphate ABC transporter substrate-binding protein UgpB, with the protein MAPTTTIRIALAGLSLAVAATPALAVTELQWWHAMTGANNDAVNRLAEEFNASQSDYKVVPTYKGNYGETLNAGIAAFRAGTAPHIMQVFEVGTATMMSAKGAVKPVYQLMKDAGEPFDPNAYLPAITGYYSTTKGEMLSFPFNSSSMVMWANLDALKAIGLSEPPKTWPELFAAAKKLTQTGFPNCGFSTTWVTWLNIEQLSAWHNVPVATKANGMDGLDTTLEINGPLQVKHLTNLAEAQKDKSFDYSGRYDSGFGRFTAGECPIMFGSSGSYGNVKGAAKFAWASAPMPYYPDVPGAPQNSIIGGASLWVMGGKKPDEYKGVAKFFSFLSDTDRQAKLHQTTGYMPITKAAYEKSKADGFYAKNPALEVPIKELTNKTPTENSRGLRLGNLPQMRDLWAEEIEATLAGKKTAKQALDEAATRGNAMLRQFEKQAGR; encoded by the coding sequence ATGGCCCCCACCACGACCATCCGCATCGCGCTCGCCGGCCTCAGTCTCGCTGTCGCGGCGACCCCGGCGCTCGCCGTGACCGAGCTGCAATGGTGGCACGCGATGACGGGCGCCAACAACGACGCCGTCAACCGCCTCGCCGAGGAGTTCAACGCCTCGCAGAGCGACTACAAGGTCGTGCCGACCTACAAGGGCAATTACGGCGAGACGCTGAATGCCGGCATCGCCGCCTTCCGCGCCGGCACGGCGCCGCACATCATGCAGGTGTTCGAGGTCGGCACCGCCACGATGATGTCGGCCAAGGGCGCGGTGAAGCCGGTCTACCAGCTGATGAAGGATGCCGGCGAGCCGTTCGACCCGAACGCCTACCTGCCGGCGATCACCGGCTACTACTCGACGACGAAGGGCGAGATGCTCTCGTTCCCGTTCAACTCGTCGTCGATGGTGATGTGGGCCAACCTCGACGCCCTGAAGGCGATCGGCCTCTCCGAGCCGCCGAAGACCTGGCCGGAGCTTTTTGCCGCGGCCAAGAAGCTGACGCAGACCGGCTTCCCGAATTGCGGCTTCTCGACCACCTGGGTCACCTGGCTCAACATCGAGCAGCTCTCGGCCTGGCACAACGTCCCCGTCGCCACCAAGGCCAACGGCATGGACGGCCTCGACACCACGCTCGAGATCAACGGCCCGCTCCAGGTCAAGCACCTGACAAACCTGGCCGAGGCGCAGAAGGACAAGTCCTTCGACTATTCGGGCCGCTACGACAGCGGCTTCGGCCGCTTCACCGCCGGCGAGTGCCCGATCATGTTCGGGTCGTCCGGCTCCTATGGCAACGTCAAGGGCGCGGCGAAGTTCGCCTGGGCCTCGGCACCGATGCCCTACTATCCCGACGTGCCGGGCGCGCCGCAGAACAGCATCATCGGCGGCGCCTCGCTGTGGGTGATGGGCGGCAAGAAGCCCGACGAATACAAGGGCGTGGCGAAGTTCTTCAGCTTCCTGTCCGACACCGACCGGCAGGCGAAGCTGCACCAGACCACCGGCTACATGCCGATCACCAAGGCGGCCTACGAGAAGTCCAAGGCCGACGGCTTCTACGCCAAGAACCCGGCGCTCGAAGTGCCGATCAAGGAGCTGACCAACAAGACGCCGACCGAGAATTCCAGGGGCCTGCGCCTGGGCAACCTGCCGCAGATGCGCGACCTATGGGCCGAGGAGATCGAGGCGACGCTCGCCGGCAAGAAGACGGCGAAGCAAGCCCTCGACGAGGCGGCGACCCGCGGCAACGCGATGCTGCGCCAGTTCGAGAAGCAGGCCGGACGCTGA
- the ugpA gene encoding sn-glycerol-3-phosphate ABC transporter permease UgpA — translation MSPERITFGGRLLPAALIAPQLLIVGLFFYWPAVQAVWQSFQMQDAFGLSTEFVWFENYRALFTDPAYYQALVTTLVFAAAVAGLSLGFALLLATMADREIRGSGIYRTLLIWPYAVAPAVAGVLFGFLFQPGLGLIARGLNQIGIPWNPLLDGNHAMILVVMAAAWKQVSYNFLFFLAGLQAIPRSVIEAAAIDGAGPARRFWTVVFPLLSPTTFFLMVVNVVYAFCETFGVIDVLTHGGPGRATQTLVYKVYQDGRIGADLGGSAAQSVVLMAIVIGLTAIQFRYVEKRVAY, via the coding sequence ATGAGTCCCGAGCGCATCACCTTCGGAGGCCGGCTGCTGCCGGCGGCGCTAATCGCGCCGCAGCTCCTGATCGTCGGCCTGTTCTTCTACTGGCCGGCGGTGCAGGCGGTCTGGCAGTCGTTCCAGATGCAGGACGCGTTCGGGCTCTCGACCGAGTTCGTCTGGTTCGAGAATTACCGGGCCCTGTTCACGGATCCAGCCTATTACCAGGCCCTCGTCACCACGCTGGTCTTCGCAGCCGCGGTGGCGGGGCTCTCGCTCGGCTTCGCGCTCCTCCTCGCCACGATGGCGGACCGGGAGATCCGGGGGTCTGGAATCTACCGGACCCTCCTGATCTGGCCCTACGCGGTGGCGCCGGCGGTGGCCGGCGTGCTGTTCGGCTTCCTGTTCCAGCCCGGCCTCGGGCTGATCGCCCGCGGCCTCAACCAGATCGGCATCCCGTGGAACCCGCTGCTCGACGGGAACCACGCGATGATCCTGGTGGTGATGGCGGCGGCGTGGAAGCAGGTCTCCTACAATTTCCTGTTCTTCCTCGCCGGCCTCCAGGCGATCCCCCGCAGCGTGATCGAGGCGGCGGCGATCGACGGCGCCGGGCCGGCGCGGCGGTTCTGGACCGTCGTCTTCCCGCTGCTCTCGCCGACGACGTTCTTCCTGATGGTGGTCAACGTCGTCTACGCCTTCTGCGAGACGTTCGGCGTCATCGACGTGCTCACCCATGGCGGCCCGGGCCGGGCGACGCAGACGCTCGTCTACAAAGTCTACCAGGACGGCCGCATCGGCGCCGACCTCGGCGGCTCGGCGGCCCAATCGGTGGTGCTGATGGCGATCGTGATCGGGCTGACGGCGATCCAGTTCCGCTACGTCGAGAAGCGGGTGGCGTACTGA
- a CDS encoding acyl-homoserine-lactone synthase — protein MIRLHVIDRASRGTYADALAQHHALRRAAAEESGCRTLRAVDAAGRDRFDGEATRYLLAIDGDGQVAAGTRLLPSDAPTLLSEIFPYLADIRGFARGPGTWECTRFFASARFREDRPLSRAAGVVAVGMIEHCLEQGIPRLNLVIETYWIPQMAEIGWNPRPLGLPAVSAGVSLCAVTIAMTEEALRATRAAYGVDAPVLARSRPRIPPDRARPGRGLTA, from the coding sequence ATGATCCGCCTCCACGTCATCGACCGGGCGAGCCGTGGCACCTACGCGGACGCGCTGGCGCAGCACCACGCCCTGCGGCGGGCCGCCGCCGAGGAGAGCGGCTGCCGGACCTTGCGCGCCGTCGACGCCGCCGGGCGCGACCGGTTCGACGGCGAGGCCACGCGCTACCTGCTCGCCATCGACGGGGACGGACAGGTGGCGGCCGGCACGCGGCTGCTGCCCTCCGACGCGCCGACGCTCCTGAGCGAGATCTTTCCGTACCTCGCCGACATCCGCGGCTTCGCGCGCGGGCCCGGGACCTGGGAATGCACCCGGTTCTTCGCCTCCGCGCGCTTTCGCGAGGACCGGCCGCTGTCGCGGGCGGCCGGGGTGGTGGCGGTGGGCATGATCGAGCACTGCCTCGAGCAGGGCATCCCGCGCCTCAACCTCGTCATCGAGACATATTGGATTCCCCAGATGGCGGAGATCGGCTGGAATCCGCGGCCTCTCGGCCTGCCGGCCGTCTCCGCGGGCGTCTCGCTCTGCGCCGTCACGATCGCGATGACCGAGGAGGCGCTGCGGGCGACCCGGGCCGCCTACGGCGTCGACGCCCCCGTCCTGGCCCGGTCCCGCCCCCGCATTCCGCCGGACCGGGCCCGGCCCGGGCGCGGCCTGACAGCGTGA
- a CDS encoding LuxR family transcriptional regulator, giving the protein MSDADDAFIRQSFDLIDGLDGMSDPLDVQKTIFDLVARCGFSYFVITRLPQPGERIGPNLLLSVWPEGWLAHYDRVGHYRHDPVVHHCLRTTEPFAWSEVPYAPDAAPQARRVMEEAREHGMGAGYCVPVHDAGGFQGGISLAGERVEMTPRVRRAIHLLGLYAWSAAARTTARRPKVAAGLKPSVGRLLSARERDVLSFAAQGRTREETADLLGVSVETVSTHLRNARSKIGTRNTTHTVIEALRLREIML; this is encoded by the coding sequence ATGTCGGACGCCGACGACGCGTTCATTCGCCAATCATTCGACCTGATCGACGGCCTCGACGGCATGTCGGACCCGCTCGACGTGCAGAAGACGATCTTCGATCTCGTCGCCCGCTGCGGCTTCTCCTACTTCGTGATCACCCGGCTGCCGCAGCCGGGCGAACGGATCGGCCCCAACCTCCTGCTCAGCGTCTGGCCGGAGGGCTGGCTGGCGCATTACGACCGGGTCGGCCATTACCGCCACGACCCGGTGGTGCATCACTGCCTGCGCACCACCGAGCCCTTCGCCTGGAGCGAGGTGCCGTACGCGCCGGATGCCGCCCCCCAGGCCCGCCGGGTGATGGAGGAGGCCCGCGAGCACGGCATGGGCGCGGGCTATTGCGTGCCGGTCCACGACGCCGGCGGCTTCCAGGGCGGCATCTCGCTCGCCGGCGAGCGGGTCGAGATGACGCCGCGGGTGCGCCGCGCCATCCACCTGCTCGGGCTCTACGCCTGGTCGGCCGCCGCCCGCACCACGGCCCGCCGGCCCAAGGTGGCGGCCGGACTCAAGCCATCGGTCGGCCGGCTCCTGAGCGCCCGCGAGCGGGACGTCCTGTCCTTCGCCGCGCAGGGGCGCACCCGCGAGGAGACCGCCGACCTCCTCGGCGTCTCGGTCGAGACCGTCTCCACCCACCTGCGCAACGCCCGCAGCAAGATCGGCACCCGCAACACCACCCACACGGTGATCGAGGCCCTGCGCCTGCGCGAGATCATGCTCTGA
- the purS gene encoding phosphoribosylformylglycinamidine synthase subunit PurS: MKARVTVTLKTGVLDPQGKAIEGALRSLGITGIAGVRQGKFFEVEVDAADEAAAEATVKAACDRLLANTVVENYRVEIAR, from the coding sequence ATGAAAGCGCGCGTCACCGTCACCCTGAAGACCGGCGTCCTCGACCCCCAGGGCAAGGCGATCGAGGGGGCGCTGCGCTCGCTCGGGATCACCGGCATCGCCGGCGTGCGCCAGGGCAAGTTCTTCGAGGTCGAGGTCGACGCCGCCGACGAGGCGGCCGCCGAGGCCACCGTCAAGGCGGCCTGCGACCGGCTGCTCGCCAACACCGTGGTCGAGAATTACCGCGTCGAGATCGCCCGATGA
- the purQ gene encoding phosphoribosylformylglycinamidine synthase subunit PurQ yields MKAAIVVFPGSNRDADVARALRLAGAEVTSVWHTETALPPGTDLAVLPGGFSYGDYLRCGAIAGRAHAMDAVRAHAARGGLVLGICNGFQILCESGLLPGVLMRNVNRRFICHRQTLRVERTDTAFTRAYSQHQVIDVCVAHGEGNYFADPETLARIEGEGRVAFRYCDEAGQLTVEANRNGSLNSIAGIYSEGRNVLGLMPHPENFVEGLVGGTDGRGLFESLAKAA; encoded by the coding sequence ATGAAGGCCGCGATCGTCGTCTTCCCGGGCTCGAACCGCGACGCCGACGTCGCCCGGGCCCTGCGGCTCGCCGGCGCCGAGGTGACCTCGGTGTGGCACACCGAGACCGCGTTGCCCCCCGGCACCGACCTCGCGGTCCTGCCCGGCGGCTTCTCCTACGGCGACTACCTGCGCTGCGGCGCCATCGCGGGCCGGGCGCACGCCATGGACGCGGTGCGGGCCCATGCCGCCCGCGGCGGCCTGGTGCTGGGCATCTGCAACGGCTTCCAGATCCTGTGCGAGTCCGGCCTGCTGCCGGGCGTGCTGATGCGCAACGTCAACCGCCGCTTCATCTGCCACCGTCAGACCCTGCGGGTCGAGCGCACCGACACCGCCTTCACCCGGGCCTATAGCCAGCATCAGGTGATCGACGTCTGCGTCGCCCATGGCGAGGGCAACTACTTCGCCGATCCCGAGACGCTGGCGCGGATCGAGGGCGAGGGCCGGGTGGCGTTCCGCTACTGCGACGAGGCCGGCCAGCTCACGGTCGAGGCCAACCGCAACGGCTCGCTCAACTCGATCGCCGGCATCTACTCCGAGGGCCGCAACGTGCTCGGGCTGATGCCGCACCCGGAGAACTTCGTGGAAGGCCTCGTCGGCGGCACCGACGGGCGCGGGCTGTTCGAGAGCCTGGCCAAAGCTGCCTGA
- a CDS encoding adenine phosphoribosyltransferase → MDPRTLSALKDAIRSIPDYPKPGIMFRDITTLLGDARAFRRAVDELVHPFAGGRIDQVAGIEARGFILGGAIAHQLSSGFVPIRKKGKLPHTTVSIAYALEYGTDEMEIHSDAVKPGDRVILVDDLIATGGTATAAVELLRRIGAEVVAACFVIDLPELGGADRLRALDLPVRTLVEFEGH, encoded by the coding sequence ATGGACCCGCGCACCCTGTCCGCCCTCAAGGACGCGATCCGCTCGATCCCGGACTATCCGAAGCCCGGCATCATGTTTCGCGACATCACCACCCTGCTCGGCGACGCCCGCGCCTTCCGGCGCGCGGTGGACGAACTGGTGCATCCCTTCGCGGGCGGCCGGATCGATCAGGTCGCCGGCATCGAGGCGCGGGGCTTCATCCTCGGCGGCGCGATCGCCCACCAGCTCTCCTCGGGCTTCGTGCCGATCCGCAAGAAGGGCAAGCTGCCCCACACCACGGTCTCGATCGCCTACGCGCTCGAATACGGCACCGACGAGATGGAGATCCACTCGGACGCGGTGAAGCCTGGCGACCGGGTGATCCTGGTCGACGACCTGATCGCCACCGGCGGCACCGCCACCGCGGCGGTCGAGCTGCTGCGCCGGATCGGCGCCGAGGTGGTGGCGGCCTGCTTCGTCATCGACCTGCCGGAGCTCGGCGGCGCCGACCGCCTGCGTGCCCTCGACCTGCCGGTGCGCACCCTGGTCGAGTTCGAGGGACACTGA
- a CDS encoding inositol monophosphatase family protein: protein MIVSPLMTVMVDAVRKAARGLKRDFGEIENLQVSRKGPGDFVSAADRKAEATLREALMKARPGYGLVMEESGIIEGQDKTHTWHVDPLDGTTNFLHGVPHFCISVGLEREGTIVAAVIYEPIKDELYIAERGKGAFLNNKRLRVAGRQDLADSLALYGSPYLGRGSHPRLLKELAAVMAVTGGVRQTGSAALDLAAVACGRADIYWERDIKTWDMAAGLLLVREAGGFATSADGGADPMTAGSVACGNEVLQRELVAILRKVGG, encoded by the coding sequence ATGATCGTCTCCCCCCTGATGACCGTGATGGTCGACGCCGTGCGCAAGGCGGCGCGCGGGCTCAAGCGCGATTTCGGCGAGATCGAGAACTTGCAGGTCTCGCGCAAAGGGCCGGGTGACTTCGTCTCCGCCGCCGACCGCAAGGCCGAGGCGACCTTGCGCGAGGCGCTGATGAAGGCGCGGCCGGGCTACGGCCTCGTGATGGAGGAGAGCGGGATCATCGAGGGCCAGGACAAGACCCATACCTGGCACGTCGATCCCCTCGACGGCACCACCAACTTCCTGCACGGCGTGCCGCATTTCTGCATCTCGGTCGGCCTCGAGCGCGAGGGCACGATCGTCGCCGCGGTGATCTACGAGCCGATCAAGGACGAGCTCTACATCGCCGAGCGCGGCAAGGGCGCCTTCCTCAACAACAAGCGCCTGCGGGTCGCCGGCCGGCAGGACCTCGCCGACAGCCTGGCGCTCTACGGCTCGCCCTATCTCGGCCGCGGCAGCCATCCGCGCCTGCTCAAGGAGCTCGCCGCGGTGATGGCGGTGACCGGCGGCGTGCGCCAGACCGGCTCGGCCGCCCTCGACCTCGCCGCCGTGGCCTGCGGCCGGGCGGACATCTACTGGGAACGCGACATCAAGACCTGGGACATGGCGGCCGGCCTGCTCCTGGTGCGCGAGGCCGGCGGCTTCGCCACCAGCGCCGACGGCGGTGCCGACCCGATGACGGCCGGCTCGGTCGCCTGCGGCAACGAGGTGCTGCAGCGCGAGCTGGTCGCGATCCTGCGCAAGGTCGGCGGCTGA